taaaaaatactttgtattttgaacaatataaaaaagataaatttctgACAGTAAATGGTAGTACAATAGTGTATCCAGAAATTTGTTTTTTTGTATTTCCCAAAATATAAAGTATTTTTTGCCGGGATTTTTTTGCATACACTTCTCATGAACATATCTATTATTTAACGCTATaatttttgaaaaataaaataaaatgtaagGTTTTGAAATTTTCAAAAAGCCAAAATTGGAGGGAGCACTTGTGCCCATGTGTACCAAATCTCTGTCCACAATGTGCAACTCTATTATTTCTAAAAATGTGCTCTCTAACGATTCGTGGATGAGATGCTCCTGAGTAGGGGTGTAAACGGAGTGTATCGGATCGAATTTTGCTTATACCATATCTTTTACCACATATTTTTCTTTGAATTGGATTGGAGCGGATATTGATCAGTTTTCAGATTCAAATGTGGATATACCGGACTACAGATTCGAATCGAAATGGGCGGGCTTGGACCGTAAACAAAAATAGTCGACTATATTCTCTCATTAATAAATTTGCAAATCTTGAGAGGGATTTGAACTTTTATTCTTGCCTAGCTAAGAAAAAAGAGATATAATTTACCCTAAAATTTAAGCATTGATAAAAATTTAGAGCTAAACATGCTCGTCAAATGAATTCGATAACTCTACTAACCTTGTGAGATTAGCCTTGGCTTTTGACTCAAAAAATTGGATTACCTAATTTAAAATCTTTAGATTATTCTAATTAAATATTGGATAATTCATATCCGCATGCTGTTTGCTATATCATACCCTATACCCTATCCAAAACACCACTTCGAAATCGATATCCATTCGGGCTGGTTTCGGCGGAGAAATTATCCTATTACAGTCCTGCTCCTGAGATGCTTGCGGACCTTATGGCTGCAGGTTGTAATTCTATCCCTCAGTAATAAAGCTCCTGGTCTTCAtcgcaaaaccacaaataaaagAGCATCTAATTCGATGTTTCTGCACGATCAAAAAATGCAGCCAACATAAACTGCAATCAATGTTTCTGGACGAACAAAAAATGCTGGCAACAAAAACTGCAATCACTTGGACAAAAAGAAATAGGTGGCAGGCATCTGTTAAAACGCTGGATGTTTTCTGATCCACTTGACCGCTTGTAAGATCAATGCTTTCTGGTTCATGTTCATGAATTACACTTGCAGCTCAGGAATTTGCCACAAGGTATTTGCCTAAATGTATGTATCAGCTTTTGCCTCCCTAACAAGACCCCTCATGCACAACACAACACCTCTCTAATACCCCAAATAAGGGCAAGCCACTATTTCCGGACTCAACCAATCACCCCCACAGCTCAACTCAATTCATCAGGAGCTATTAGTTCCGGTCACAAAACAGGGTCCCTGACCCCCTTCCCGTCAGCAAGGTTGCCTGCGCGTTCCTGCATCTCACTCACGCAATCGACTGGTAGCGGGCTCTAGGGACCCTTGTGTCGCCATCCATTATTGATATGCTGTGAGCATCAGCGCCGGGGCCTCTGCCTCCTTGGTTTGGTTGTAAAGGTGACGGCATCATTCTTCGGGGATTCGCGTTCGGTTTCCTGCTGGGCGTGCCTAGTCTCACAAAAAACGTCGCGGTGCAGCCCTTCCCTTTGCCTTCGCTTTCGAGCCAGATATCCCCCTGCATTAGGCTCACGAATCTGATGGAACGGAATGGAGAGAGCAGACACTCGGTTAGCACAGTGCTCACATGGTTTCAGGGTGAAAAGGAATGCACACAAACTATTTTCTCCTGATATACCTTCTGGAGAGGGCCAGGCCCAACCCATTTCCGGTGTGACGTTTCGCTGTTGCATTCTCACTGTGTGCAAATTTTCTGAAGTTGTgagccatgtcctccggtataaTTCCACGGCCGGTGTCTTTTACCTACATGAGAATATGACATTAGGCCATTTGTTATCATTAACCCTGCACTAGTTTGGTATGTTTACTCCTTCGTTTTTACAGTAGTTTTTGGAAATGCGTacatgctcatatccaacttcatAGCATCAAAGGGGGATCTCAATTCCAATGGGCGGATACAAAAATCTAGAATCATTTTCCCACCATTGGATTTTTCTAGTCTTACTACAATCTGATATTTGCGGTATGCTTAAATTAATTTTTCAACATAAGAATGTGAAGAAACCATCCATCAGGGTCCAAATCATTATTTTTTCTCTTCAGGGTATCACCTTGAACACCTCAATCAACGTCTCTTTGGAATGATAATGTCTACCATTTAGGAACACCGCTAACTAATTATTTGTTCAAGGGTACACTGCTGCATCAACTTACGGGGCATCGGCAAGCAAATACTAGAAAGGAATGGTGACATACTGAAATGTATTGTGTATCTGTGTGAACACTAGGAAGATTGAGGAATTAAGAGAAAATGAGTGAGTGAATGTCCAAAAGCAAACCTGAACAACCAAGTAGAATGACCCATCCGAGGGAACTGGATGGACGTTAGGAGCATATGGGTCCCTCAAAGAATCTGGCCTGGCTATAGAAGCTGTAATTGAAATGTGACCCTCCTTTGTGAACTTAACAGAGTTGCCAGCAATATTTAACAATATTTGCATCAATCGCTTGCGATCGCCAATTGCACATGCAGGTAAGTCTGGAGCCAAGGAAACCATTACTGAGAGCTTTTTGCATGCAGCCACTGGCTTAATCAAATTAACCACCTACAAGATGAATTAAATGAGTCAACCTAAAATACATCAGGAAATTCTCCCCTCCTTTTTAAGCAACATAACAGCAAACTCTAAATAATGAAACAGCTATCAGGGCACTTACATCTGTAAAGGTGGCATGCAGATTAAAAGGTGCAATCTCTAGCTCAAGGCTTCCATTCCCAagcttggaaatgtccaaaacaTCATTTGTAAGAGTTGCTAGAAAATCACTACTCTTTAGTATTGTCTCAATCATTAGGCGCTGTTCAGCCGTAAGAACTGTTTCTAAAAGAAGGGAGGATAAAGACACGATTGCTTTCATAGGAGTCCGTGTTTCATGGTTCATCACAGCAAGAAAATCATTACGAGCACATATAGCCATTTCCGCCTCTCTACGTGCCGCATCAAGTGCAATATTTTGCTCCATTAGTAGATCACGAGCCCTCATGGACTCTTCCAAAATGGCGGCATGAGACAGTGCAACTGCCACCTAATGAGAAATGAGCCAACTGGTCATGATCTTTATAATAGCAAGGCACGAAAAATAGTGCAATCTACTTATGAAGAAAACAATTACACAGACAATTAACTAATAACTGAAATTGGAGAAAGGTTTATAGGTAATATAACATAATGCACAATCAAAGGAGAAGTTAGCTGGTAATACATGGTACatttctttaataaagaaacCGAAGTATCAATGAGATATCAGACAATGGTGGCAATAGAACTATTTCCAATCTTAGGGATGCATACAAGTGCTGAATGGCTTTTCTAGAGCCCGTCGGCAACATGTTGAAGCAAGCAACGCATAAATGTTCTTAAGATCATTAGGCTAATGGCACTCTCATTTTTAAGCTCAAATGTAGCacattattattttactttataaaCATTCAGTAGCAGGCTTCAGGAGAGTGTAATCAGGTTATGCTCGCTGCCTTTTGGCAAAGCCTAACGCAACATGACTTTCAAGAAAAATAGTTGCATAGTTCAAACCATAACAAAATGATTTGCTAGCTTAGTTAACTGCAACTTCAGTTAACGAATTCTCTTGCCCGCAAATTTCTTTTTAACGAATTCTcttcaaaaccaaagaaaaaagttatacatttatccatgaaccattaaggaaaacttgcacaAAGTAGAACAAACAAAGATATAAAAGCAGCCCTATAGGATTCTAAACGTTGTAATATTAGATGCCAGACATAGGTTACAAGACAAGCACAGTGGTGATTACTGATCACATGTATAGAAGAACGAATAGATATGAAGCTAATAACTACCTGATCAGCAACAACTTCAACAAGCTCCAGTTCATGGGTGCGCCATTTTCTTGCACTGTCTGGAGGCagcatcaaaaccattacagcgaAGCTTTTTGCAGATAGCTCAGGCCAATCATTTATTTCGAAATTTCTAAGGTGCAGCAGTGGAACACGGACAGCTACGACCTCTGGTGGCACATACCTGCTTGTGTCAGCCTTTATTGAAGCTAACGGGGAAGTATGTGGGATGCTTTCCGCATGGTTACTATTAAAAACCTTTGAAACAACCGGAAGATTGGTAGGAACAACTAAGCCAAGGGGAGCAGTGTTATGGATTGTATGTGACAAATGAAGGGCTGTTCCAG
This Lolium perenne isolate Kyuss_39 chromosome 1, Kyuss_2.0, whole genome shotgun sequence DNA region includes the following protein-coding sequences:
- the LOC127349297 gene encoding probable ethylene response sensor 2, with protein sequence MDGCDCIEPLWQADDLLVKYQYISDFFIAIAYFSIPLELIYFVKKSSFFPYRWVLIQFGAFIVLCGATHLINLWTFSTYSKTIAVVMTVSKAATAVVSCITALMLVHIIPDLLSVKLRERYLKDKNEELDKEMGIIKTQEETGRHVHMLTHEIRSTLDRHTILRTTLVELGRTLGLAECALWMPSRSGTALHLSHTIHNTAPLGLVVPTNLPVVSKVFNSNHAESIPHTSPLASIKADTSRYVPPEVVAVRVPLLHLRNFEINDWPELSAKSFAVMVLMLPPDSARKWRTHELELVEVVADQVAVALSHAAILEESMRARDLLMEQNIALDAARREAEMAICARNDFLAVMNHETRTPMKAIVSLSSLLLETVLTAEQRLMIETILKSSDFLATLTNDVLDISKLGNGSLELEIAPFNLHATFTDVVNLIKPVAACKKLSVMVSLAPDLPACAIGDRKRLMQILLNIAGNSVKFTKEGHISITASIARPDSLRDPYAPNVHPVPSDGSFYLVVQVKDTGRGIIPEDMAHNFRKFAHSENATAKRHTGNGLGLALSRRFVSLMQGDIWLESEGKGKGCTATFFVRLGTPSRKPNANPRRMMPSPLQPNQGGRGPGADAHSISIMDGDTRVPRARYQSIA